A genomic region of Cannabis sativa cultivar Pink pepper isolate KNU-18-1 chromosome 1, ASM2916894v1, whole genome shotgun sequence contains the following coding sequences:
- the LOC115705959 gene encoding ras-related protein RABF1: MGCSSSLPDRGSGRLAGPNLENAGAPDSKNLRVKLVLLGDSGVGKSCIVLRFVRGQFDPTSKVTVGASFLSQTIALQDSTTVKFEIWDTAGQERYAALAPLYYRGAAVAVVVYDITSPESFSKAQYWVKELQKHGSSDIVMALVGNKADLHEKREVSIEDATDYAEKNGMFFIETSAKTADNINQLFEEIAKRLPRPTAQ, encoded by the exons ATGGGTTGCTCTTCCTCCCTTCCAG ATAGGGGCTCTGGGCGGCTGGCCGGTCCTAATTTGGAGAACGCTGGTGCCCCTGATTCGAAAAACTTACGCGTTAAG CTTGTTCTATTGGGTGATTCTGGAGTTGGTAAAAGTTGTATTGTTCTCCGCTTTGTTCGCGGTCAATTTGATCCAACATCCAAG GTGACTGTTGGAGCTTCATTTTTGTCACAAACAATAGCTCTTCAAGATTCTACAACAGTCAAATTTGAAATATGGGATACTGCTGGCCAAGAGAG ATATGCTGCATTGGCTCCCCTTTACTACCGAGGTGCTGCAGTTGCAGTTGTTGTATATGATATAACAAGTCCGGAATCATTCTCCAAAGCACAGTATTGGGTGAAG GAGCTGCAAAAACATGGGAGCTCTGATATTGTTATGGCCTTGGTAGGCAATAAAGCTGATCTTCATGAGAAACGGGAAGTATCTATTGAA gATGCAACTGACTATGCTGAAAAGAATGGGATGTTCTTTATTGAGACTTCTGCGAAGACAGCCGATAATATAAATCAG
- the LOC115705954 gene encoding probable protein S-acyltransferase 15 isoform X1 has translation MKLKRFLSIPILGVFLLLGFVYHITIFIFIEDWIGLQSSSGSLNALIFTFLTAFSIFSFSVCVLTDPGQVPPSYAPDVEQSGISDEETKRKICDRCATYKPPRAHHCRVCRRCVLRMDHHCLWVNNCVGYWNYKAFFMLIFYATIGSIYSTIIVITCTFQKDWDFNGHIPLKVFYVTCGVMMSALSLTLGTLFGWHIYLIIHNMTTIEYYEGIRAAWMAKKSGHNYRHQFDLNAYKNITLVLGPNMLKWWCPTAVSHLKDGLTFPVIRDNS, from the exons ATGAAGCTCAAACGATTCCTTTCGATTCCAATCCTCGGGGTGTTtctgctgttgggttttgtgtatcacatcaccattttcattttcattgaaGATTGGATTGGGTTACAGAGCTCTTCTGGCTCTTTAAACGCTTTGATCTTCACTTTCCTTACTGCTTTCAGTATTTTCTCTTTCTCTGTTTGTGTTCTCACTGACCCAGGTCAGGTCCCACCTTCTTATGCGCCTGATGTTGAACAAAGTGGGATCTCAGATGAAGAAACCAAGAGAAAA ATCTGTGACAGGTGCGCCACATACAAACCTCCGAGGGCTCATCATTGCCGAGTCTGCAGAAGGTGTGTTTTAAGAATG GATCATCATTGTCTATGGGTAAATAACTGTGTTGGTTATTGGAACTATAAGGCCTTTTTTATGCTCATCTTCTATGCAACAATAGGAAGCATCTACTCTACG ATCATAGTCATTACATGTACATTTCAAAAGGACTGGGATTTCAATGGACACATCCCACTCAAGGTTttttat GTTACTTGTGGAGTTATGATGTCTGCCCTGAGCTTGACGCTTGGTACTCTCTTCGGTTGGCATATCTACCTCATTATCCATAATATGACAACCATAGAG TATTATGAAGGAATACGCGCAGCATGGATGGCTAAGAAATCTGGGCATAACTATCGTCATCAGTTTGATCTTAATGCATACAAAAACATTACCTTG GTCTTAGGCCCAAACATGCTAAAATGGTGGTGCCCCACCGCAGTAAGCCATCTGAAAGATGGCCTCACTTTCCCTGTTATACGTGATAATTCATAG
- the LOC115705954 gene encoding probable protein S-acyltransferase 15 isoform X2, translated as MKLKRFLSIPILGVFLLLGFVYHITIFIFIEDWIGLQSSSGSLNALIFTFLTAFSIFSFSVCVLTDPGQVPPSYAPDVEQSGISDEETKRKICDRCATYKPPRAHHCRVCRRCVLRMDHHCLWVNNCVGYWNYKAFFMLIFYATIGSIYSTVTCGVMMSALSLTLGTLFGWHIYLIIHNMTTIEYYEGIRAAWMAKKSGHNYRHQFDLNAYKNITLVLGPNMLKWWCPTAVSHLKDGLTFPVIRDNS; from the exons ATGAAGCTCAAACGATTCCTTTCGATTCCAATCCTCGGGGTGTTtctgctgttgggttttgtgtatcacatcaccattttcattttcattgaaGATTGGATTGGGTTACAGAGCTCTTCTGGCTCTTTAAACGCTTTGATCTTCACTTTCCTTACTGCTTTCAGTATTTTCTCTTTCTCTGTTTGTGTTCTCACTGACCCAGGTCAGGTCCCACCTTCTTATGCGCCTGATGTTGAACAAAGTGGGATCTCAGATGAAGAAACCAAGAGAAAA ATCTGTGACAGGTGCGCCACATACAAACCTCCGAGGGCTCATCATTGCCGAGTCTGCAGAAGGTGTGTTTTAAGAATG GATCATCATTGTCTATGGGTAAATAACTGTGTTGGTTATTGGAACTATAAGGCCTTTTTTATGCTCATCTTCTATGCAACAATAGGAAGCATCTACTCTACG GTTACTTGTGGAGTTATGATGTCTGCCCTGAGCTTGACGCTTGGTACTCTCTTCGGTTGGCATATCTACCTCATTATCCATAATATGACAACCATAGAG TATTATGAAGGAATACGCGCAGCATGGATGGCTAAGAAATCTGGGCATAACTATCGTCATCAGTTTGATCTTAATGCATACAAAAACATTACCTTG GTCTTAGGCCCAAACATGCTAAAATGGTGGTGCCCCACCGCAGTAAGCCATCTGAAAGATGGCCTCACTTTCCCTGTTATACGTGATAATTCATAG